The proteins below come from a single Mycobacterium parmense genomic window:
- a CDS encoding transglutaminase-like domain-containing protein: MMHAKNGLTNNVDPYLQSSEYLDADHPLVAGLAEKLTHGAESDVERIRAIYLYVRDLPYDILESFRYLAAGERSASAVLEHGVAFCMGKASSFVALSRAAGVPARIAFQTLYSPEKEFLSPEVRALWGGKRGRPLTWHSLGEAFLNGRWVKLDATIEAPTAARLGKPYTQEFDGITDIPTVEGPILRENGSYADYPPEVAHWYEVVATAVLNGLDSAANRTRVAEDDELWAGPALDEVRRHAVR; encoded by the coding sequence ATAATGCATGCCAAAAACGGCTTGACAAACAATGTCGATCCCTATCTGCAATCTAGCGAATACCTCGACGCAGACCATCCATTAGTGGCCGGACTCGCGGAGAAACTCACCCACGGCGCCGAGTCCGATGTGGAACGGATCCGGGCGATTTACCTTTACGTCCGCGATCTTCCGTACGACATCCTCGAATCCTTCCGTTATCTGGCGGCCGGCGAGCGCTCTGCCAGTGCCGTCCTCGAGCATGGCGTCGCCTTCTGCATGGGTAAGGCCAGCTCATTCGTGGCGTTGTCCCGGGCGGCGGGCGTGCCCGCGCGCATCGCTTTCCAGACGCTCTACTCGCCGGAAAAGGAGTTCCTCTCACCGGAAGTTCGGGCACTCTGGGGCGGCAAACGCGGGCGGCCGCTGACTTGGCACTCGCTGGGGGAAGCCTTCCTCAACGGCCGCTGGGTCAAGCTCGACGCAACCATCGAGGCGCCCACGGCGGCACGGCTCGGCAAGCCCTACACGCAGGAATTCGACGGAATCACCGACATCCCTACCGTCGAAGGTCCTATTTTGCGCGAGAACGGCAGTTATGCGGATTATCCGCCGGAGGTTGCGCACTGGTATGAGGTCGTTGCAACCGCAGTTCTGAACGGGCTCGATTCAGCGGCAAACCGTACACGAGTTGCGGAAGATGATGAGCTCTGGGCCGGTCCGGCACTCGATGAAGTGCGACGTCACGCAGTACGTTGA
- a CDS encoding aldehyde dehydrogenase family protein produces the protein MSASQIVSINPATEEVNATFEPSSARDVERALERATAAAQAWRAVPVSERAKSLFAMADTLRANRERLARHITQEMGKPLLEAQAEVDKSALCCEFYAEHGPAMLADQPVPTSAKRSYVSYEPLGLVLAVMPWNFPLWQVLRFAPPTLLAGNGIVLKHAPNVPQCALDIADIIDEVCPPGLFTTLLVGAERVGDLLADDRIQAVTLTASTEVGQQVAATAARYLKRQVLELGGSDPFIVLADADVAAAAAAAVSARNHNAGQSCIAAKRFIVEDAVRGEFTEAFAAGVAKLTVGDPMLENTRVGPLAKASIRQSLVSQVERSVSAGARLVTGGISLQGRGYFYQPAVLDEVNPEMAVSAEETFGPVAAIISVPDASSAVAAANATEFGLGASLWTSDLERAAMLIPQLGAGAVFVNDIVTSDPRMPFGGIKHSGYGRELGAFGPREFTNVKSVWIGPSRDARNLSE, from the coding sequence ATGTCAGCGTCACAAATAGTTTCGATCAACCCCGCCACCGAAGAAGTCAATGCCACCTTCGAGCCAAGCTCGGCCCGAGACGTCGAGCGTGCCCTGGAGCGTGCGACGGCCGCCGCGCAGGCCTGGCGGGCAGTTCCAGTGAGCGAGCGGGCGAAAAGCCTGTTTGCGATGGCGGACACGCTGCGCGCCAACCGGGAGCGACTTGCCCGCCATATCACCCAGGAGATGGGCAAACCGCTGCTGGAAGCGCAGGCCGAAGTCGATAAAAGCGCGTTGTGCTGCGAGTTCTACGCCGAGCACGGGCCGGCGATGCTGGCCGACCAGCCGGTGCCCACCTCGGCCAAGCGGTCCTACGTGTCCTATGAGCCCCTGGGGTTGGTGCTGGCGGTGATGCCCTGGAACTTCCCACTGTGGCAGGTGTTGCGGTTCGCCCCTCCGACGCTTCTGGCCGGCAACGGGATCGTGCTCAAACACGCGCCCAACGTTCCGCAATGCGCACTCGACATCGCCGACATCATCGACGAGGTGTGCCCGCCGGGGCTGTTCACTACCCTGCTCGTGGGCGCAGAACGGGTCGGCGACCTCCTCGCCGACGACCGGATCCAAGCGGTCACGCTGACGGCGTCGACCGAAGTCGGGCAGCAGGTGGCCGCCACCGCGGCCCGTTATCTCAAACGACAAGTGCTCGAACTCGGCGGATCTGATCCGTTCATCGTGCTGGCGGACGCCGACGTCGCCGCCGCCGCGGCCGCTGCCGTCTCCGCGCGTAACCACAATGCCGGGCAGAGCTGTATCGCCGCCAAACGGTTCATCGTCGAGGACGCCGTCCGCGGCGAGTTCACCGAAGCGTTCGCCGCCGGCGTCGCGAAGCTCACCGTGGGCGACCCGATGCTCGAGAACACCCGGGTGGGGCCGCTGGCCAAAGCGAGCATCAGGCAGTCGCTGGTCAGTCAGGTTGAGCGCAGTGTGTCGGCCGGCGCGCGGTTGGTCACCGGGGGAATCTCACTGCAAGGTCGGGGGTACTTCTACCAGCCCGCGGTGCTCGACGAGGTGAACCCCGAGATGGCGGTCAGCGCGGAAGAGACGTTCGGGCCTGTGGCCGCGATCATTTCCGTCCCAGACGCCAGCAGTGCGGTCGCGGCGGCCAATGCGACGGAGTTCGGCCTCGGGGCGAGCCTGTGGACCTCGGATCTGGAGCGTGCGGCCATGCTGATTCCTCAGCTCGGTGCCGGCGCGGTGTTCGTCAACGACATCGTGACTTCCGACCCCCGGATGCCCTTTGGCGGCATCAAGCACAGCGGCTACGGCCGCGAGCTCGGCGCCTTCGGCCCGCGGGAGTTCACCAACGTCAAATCGGTGTGGATCGGCCCTTCGCGCGACGCGCGGAACTTATCGGAATAG
- a CDS encoding aldehyde dehydrogenase family protein — translation MKIMPVSEIRQLAATELYIDGQFQLGSVVNAISVTNPFNNEEICRVAPASEAQVQDAIGAAATAFKASTWQSFTGRDRGTLLYRLAELLRRDLEIFATLEAVDTGIPIRETRMEVATSARHLEYYAGFADKIEGSYQDLGARFNYVRREPYGVIGQIVPWNTPLKLMARGFAAAIACGNTMVVKPSVVAPLSVLRFAKTVHEAGFPPGCVNIITGSGRTVGKAIVEHPQVRKIIFTGGTEGGHEILQQAVRTVTPAVLELGGKGPIIVCEDVDWDEAVDGVLTQAFARKAEVCFAGTRLFVPAGMHDEFVADLAAKAARIPMGNPLNDRTQLGPLMSPERLTEILEKVDKAQADGATIYCGGRKAQQQGLEKGNFLPPTILTEVTPRMSVARDELFGPVLCVTAYREVADAVAMANDSDYGLASYVWSNDIRKSTKIADALESGNVFINSYGYQSEIPFGGYKMSGIGREHGAEAIHEYTQAKSITVGLERFTSRFDV, via the coding sequence ATGAAAATCATGCCAGTGTCGGAAATCAGGCAACTCGCCGCGACCGAGCTTTACATCGACGGGCAGTTTCAGCTGGGCTCCGTCGTAAACGCGATCTCGGTGACGAACCCGTTCAACAACGAGGAGATCTGCCGGGTCGCGCCCGCCAGCGAGGCGCAAGTCCAGGATGCGATCGGGGCGGCAGCGACGGCGTTTAAAGCATCAACGTGGCAGTCATTCACAGGCCGCGACCGTGGAACGCTGCTGTATCGACTTGCCGAACTGCTGCGCCGCGACCTCGAAATCTTCGCAACGCTGGAAGCCGTCGACACCGGGATTCCCATCCGTGAGACCAGGATGGAGGTCGCCACCTCGGCGCGGCACTTGGAATACTATGCCGGTTTTGCCGACAAGATCGAGGGCAGCTACCAAGATCTTGGGGCACGGTTCAACTATGTCCGGCGGGAGCCATATGGCGTCATCGGCCAGATCGTTCCGTGGAACACGCCGCTCAAGCTGATGGCCCGCGGCTTCGCCGCTGCTATCGCCTGCGGAAACACCATGGTCGTCAAACCCTCCGTCGTGGCTCCCCTCAGCGTTTTGCGATTCGCCAAGACCGTGCACGAAGCCGGATTTCCGCCGGGCTGCGTCAACATCATCACCGGCAGTGGCCGAACGGTCGGCAAGGCGATCGTCGAGCATCCGCAAGTCCGCAAGATCATCTTCACCGGCGGAACCGAAGGCGGGCACGAAATTCTTCAACAGGCGGTGCGCACGGTGACGCCGGCCGTGCTCGAGCTTGGCGGCAAAGGCCCCATCATCGTTTGTGAGGACGTCGATTGGGACGAAGCCGTCGACGGCGTCCTGACGCAAGCGTTCGCGCGCAAGGCGGAGGTGTGCTTTGCCGGTACTCGCTTGTTTGTGCCCGCTGGCATGCATGACGAATTCGTCGCGGACCTTGCCGCGAAGGCAGCCAGAATCCCGATGGGGAATCCGTTGAACGATCGCACCCAGCTCGGGCCGCTTATGTCGCCAGAGCGCCTAACCGAAATCCTCGAAAAAGTGGACAAAGCCCAGGCGGATGGCGCGACGATCTACTGCGGTGGACGCAAGGCTCAACAGCAGGGCCTCGAGAAAGGGAATTTTCTTCCGCCGACCATACTGACGGAAGTGACGCCGCGGATGTCGGTGGCGCGGGATGAGTTGTTCGGTCCTGTCCTCTGCGTGACGGCGTACCGTGAGGTCGCTGATGCCGTGGCGATGGCGAACGATTCCGACTATGGGCTCGCGAGCTACGTCTGGTCGAACGACATTCGGAAAAGCACGAAAATCGCCGACGCCTTGGAATCGGGCAACGTCTTCATCAACTCATACGGCTACCAGTCCGAGATTCCGTTCGGCGGCTACAAGATGAGCGGAATCGGTCGCGAGCACGGCGCAGAAGCCATCCACGAATACACCCAGGCCAAAAGCATCACCGTCGGTCTCGAACGATTCACATCCCGGTTCGACGTCTGA
- a CDS encoding GNAT family N-acetyltransferase has product MTTDNTGAPATVTRRGKEFAITVDGQTVGVAAFADRGDRRVFVHTEVDDAFQGRGLATILVNEAVKSSNADGLRIVAVCPMVAAFLHKHKEFDDIVDPVTNETEMV; this is encoded by the coding sequence ATGACCACCGATAACACCGGCGCGCCAGCGACAGTGACCCGGCGCGGTAAAGAGTTCGCGATCACTGTCGACGGGCAGACCGTCGGAGTCGCGGCATTCGCAGATCGCGGTGATCGGCGCGTATTTGTTCACACTGAGGTGGACGACGCATTCCAAGGGCGCGGTCTTGCAACGATTCTCGTCAACGAGGCCGTCAAGTCCTCGAACGCCGACGGACTGCGCATCGTCGCCGTCTGCCCAATGGTCGCCGCATTCCTGCATAAGCACAAGGAGTTCGACGACATCGTCGACCCCGTCACCAACGAAACCGAAATGGTCTAG
- the frc gene encoding formyl-CoA transferase, protein MNQQPLSGIKVIDFTGVQAGPACTQMLAWFGADVLKVERTTGGDVTRHQLRDIPDVDALYFTMLNSNKRSLAINTKTPEGKEVMEKLICDADVLVENFAPGAMDRMGLSWEHIHELNPRLIFGSVKGFNEDSPWADLKVYENVAQCAGGAASTTGFWDGPPTVSAAALGDSNTGMHLLIGILTALMAREKTGVGQKVSVSMQDAVLNLCRVKLRDQERLERLGYLEEYPQYPNGTFTDTVPRGGNAGGGGQPGWVLKCKGWETDPNAYIYFTIQEQNWERTCEAIERPEWVHDPAYCTVEARQSHIFDIFDEIEKWLADKTKYEAVDTLRKYEVPCAPVLSMKEIAYDPALRTSGSVVEVEHKERGSYLTVGCPVKFSDFAPQITGSPLLGEHTDQVLTELGYDADTIAALHAEGVV, encoded by the coding sequence ATGAACCAACAACCATTGAGCGGAATCAAGGTGATCGACTTCACCGGGGTCCAGGCAGGCCCCGCCTGCACCCAGATGCTGGCCTGGTTCGGCGCCGACGTCCTCAAGGTCGAGCGCACCACCGGCGGCGACGTCACCCGCCATCAGCTGCGCGACATCCCGGACGTCGACGCCCTGTATTTCACCATGCTCAACAGCAACAAACGCTCACTTGCGATCAACACTAAGACCCCCGAGGGAAAAGAGGTCATGGAAAAGCTGATCTGCGACGCCGACGTGCTCGTCGAGAATTTCGCCCCTGGTGCGATGGATCGCATGGGCCTGAGCTGGGAACACATCCACGAACTCAACCCACGGCTGATCTTCGGCTCCGTCAAGGGATTCAACGAGGACTCGCCGTGGGCTGATCTCAAAGTCTACGAAAACGTCGCTCAGTGCGCCGGCGGCGCAGCATCGACCACCGGCTTCTGGGACGGACCGCCCACCGTCAGCGCGGCGGCCCTCGGCGATTCCAACACCGGGATGCACCTGTTGATCGGCATACTCACCGCCCTGATGGCTCGCGAGAAGACCGGTGTGGGGCAAAAGGTTTCAGTGTCGATGCAAGACGCCGTGCTCAACCTTTGCCGCGTGAAGCTGCGCGATCAAGAGCGCCTCGAGCGGCTCGGCTATCTGGAGGAATACCCCCAATACCCCAACGGCACCTTCACTGACACCGTGCCGCGCGGCGGCAACGCCGGCGGCGGCGGTCAGCCCGGCTGGGTGCTCAAGTGCAAGGGATGGGAGACCGACCCCAACGCCTACATCTACTTCACCATCCAGGAACAGAACTGGGAGCGCACCTGCGAGGCGATCGAGCGGCCGGAATGGGTTCACGACCCGGCCTACTGCACCGTTGAGGCCCGCCAGTCGCACATCTTCGACATCTTCGACGAGATCGAAAAGTGGTTGGCCGACAAGACCAAATACGAGGCGGTCGACACCCTGCGCAAGTACGAGGTGCCCTGCGCGCCGGTGCTTTCCATGAAAGAGATCGCCTACGACCCCGCACTACGCACTAGCGGCAGCGTCGTGGAAGTCGAGCATAAAGAGCGTGGCTCGTACCTGACCGTCGGGTGCCCCGTCAAGTTCTCTGACTTCGCTCCACAGATCACCGGGTCGCCGCTGCTCGGCGAACACACCGACCAGGTCCTCACCGAACTGGGCTACGACGCAGACACGATCGCCGCACTGCACGCCGAGGGCGTTGTATGA
- the oxc gene encoding oxalyl-CoA decarboxylase has protein sequence MTATHSTDTIVNGARTGHGLTDGHHLVVDALKLNDVHTIYGLVGIPITDLARIAQASGIRYIGFRHESDAVHAAAAAGFLTKQPGVCLTVSGPGFLNGLVALANATTNCFPVVQISGSSERHIVDLKRGDYEELDQMTAAERFAKAAYRVDRAEDIGRGIARAIRTAVSGRPGGVYLDIPAAVLGEVIDAHKGAKSLWRVVDPAPRQLPAPKAVNRAITLLAGARRPLVVLGKGAAYAQADNQIQTFIKSTGLPFLPMSMAKGLLPDDHPQSVAAARSLALREADVVMLVGARLNWLLGHGEAPQWNPNAKFIQVDIEAAEFDSNQPIAAPLVGDISSVMDALIEQSRGRIMAPTPWRDRLSAYSAQNVARMSQRLSRSADAHPMQFYGALRAIRDVMRAYPQAYIVSEGANTLDFARNVIDMRVPRHRLDSGTWGIMGIGMGYAIGAAVETDAPVVAIEGDSAFGFSGMELETICRYQLPIVVVVFNNGGVYKGDDVNSASADPSPTTLMLSARHDRLIEAFGGTGYQAATPAELSTALADALAKGAPALIDCVIDPTAGTESGHLTNLNPKSLGHA, from the coding sequence ATGACCGCTACACACTCAACTGACACCATCGTCAATGGTGCCCGCACTGGACACGGGCTGACCGATGGTCATCACCTGGTCGTTGATGCGCTGAAACTCAACGACGTTCACACCATCTATGGATTGGTCGGCATCCCGATCACCGACCTCGCTCGGATCGCACAGGCATCGGGTATCCGCTACATCGGCTTTCGGCACGAAAGCGATGCGGTCCACGCGGCTGCAGCAGCTGGCTTTCTCACCAAGCAACCGGGAGTCTGTTTGACGGTCTCGGGCCCGGGATTCCTCAACGGCCTGGTCGCGCTGGCGAACGCCACCACGAATTGCTTCCCGGTGGTACAGATTTCGGGATCCAGCGAACGCCACATCGTCGACCTCAAACGCGGTGACTACGAGGAACTCGACCAGATGACGGCGGCAGAACGCTTCGCCAAAGCCGCATATCGGGTGGACCGCGCCGAAGACATCGGCCGCGGCATCGCCCGCGCGATCCGCACCGCGGTGTCCGGCCGTCCCGGCGGCGTTTATCTGGACATCCCGGCCGCGGTGCTCGGCGAGGTCATCGACGCACACAAAGGCGCGAAGTCGCTGTGGCGGGTGGTCGACCCGGCGCCGCGCCAACTGCCCGCCCCGAAAGCGGTGAACCGGGCCATCACGCTGTTGGCAGGTGCGCGGCGCCCGCTGGTGGTGTTGGGCAAGGGAGCCGCATACGCCCAGGCCGACAACCAGATTCAGACCTTCATCAAAAGCACAGGGCTACCGTTTCTGCCCATGTCGATGGCCAAAGGCTTACTGCCCGACGACCATCCGCAGTCCGTGGCCGCCGCCCGCTCACTGGCATTGCGTGAAGCCGATGTCGTCATGCTCGTCGGCGCCCGGCTCAATTGGCTGCTCGGCCATGGCGAAGCACCCCAGTGGAACCCCAACGCGAAGTTCATCCAGGTCGACATCGAGGCGGCCGAATTCGACAGCAACCAGCCCATTGCCGCACCGCTTGTCGGAGACATCAGCTCGGTCATGGATGCACTGATCGAACAGAGCCGCGGCCGAATCATGGCTCCAACACCGTGGCGCGACAGGCTAAGCGCGTACTCGGCGCAGAACGTGGCCAGGATGTCGCAGCGACTGTCGCGGTCGGCAGATGCGCATCCGATGCAATTCTACGGCGCACTGCGCGCAATACGCGACGTGATGCGGGCATACCCGCAGGCCTACATCGTCAGCGAAGGAGCCAACACACTGGACTTCGCCCGCAACGTGATCGACATGCGGGTGCCCCGCCATCGGCTCGACAGCGGCACCTGGGGAATCATGGGCATCGGCATGGGCTACGCGATCGGTGCGGCCGTCGAGACCGACGCCCCGGTCGTGGCCATCGAAGGCGACAGCGCGTTCGGGTTTTCCGGCATGGAGCTCGAGACGATCTGTCGCTACCAGCTGCCGATCGTGGTCGTCGTGTTCAACAACGGCGGCGTCTACAAAGGCGACGACGTCAACTCCGCCTCCGCGGATCCGTCCCCGACAACGTTGATGCTCAGCGCCCGCCACGACCGGCTGATCGAAGCATTCGGCGGCACGGGTTATCAGGCCGCAACACCGGCCGAACTGTCCACCGCCCTCGCCGACGCGCTGGCCAAAGGTGCGCCGGCGCTGATCGACTGCGTCATCGACCCGACGGCCGGCACCGAAAGCGGCCACCTGACCAACCTCAACCCCAAAAGCCTCGGGCACGCGTGA
- a CDS encoding TetR/AcrR family transcriptional regulator, protein MFLSHHGLQFELFLAAWQENICGGRYRAVMATDAVQAAETRGRPRIRDDDEILRAALHAFAKHGYDGMSLRTLNAEMGLSRGTINQRFRSKEQLWYAAVDHGFRQLTDDLNAELQQRMVPDDDLSRLREGIRAFLLASARRPELVRLMNQEGLHSTSRLDYIVASFTLPTLTPVWQALNRLADAGRVRRVPARTLLFLIAHGAAAPFTLGPLSDRFDPFDGPLDPVDHIELVTDIIFSGLCVTQPDAAGNPNGRSRASKTKRRA, encoded by the coding sequence GTGTTCCTCTCGCATCATGGATTACAGTTTGAACTATTTCTCGCCGCATGGCAAGAAAATATCTGCGGGGGGAGGTATCGTGCGGTCATGGCGACTGATGCCGTGCAGGCAGCCGAGACACGTGGCCGGCCACGTATACGCGACGACGACGAGATCCTGCGAGCCGCATTACACGCTTTCGCCAAGCATGGCTACGACGGAATGTCGCTACGCACGCTCAACGCCGAGATGGGACTCAGCCGCGGCACCATCAACCAGCGGTTCCGTTCAAAAGAGCAGCTCTGGTACGCCGCAGTCGATCATGGATTCCGGCAACTGACGGACGATCTCAACGCCGAGCTGCAACAACGAATGGTTCCCGACGACGATCTGTCGCGGTTACGTGAAGGCATCCGCGCATTCCTGCTCGCCTCTGCCCGGCGCCCCGAGCTCGTCAGGTTGATGAACCAGGAAGGCCTGCACTCGACCAGCCGCCTCGACTACATCGTGGCGTCGTTCACATTGCCGACGCTGACTCCGGTATGGCAGGCACTGAACCGGCTCGCCGACGCCGGCCGGGTCCGACGCGTGCCCGCCCGAACCCTGCTGTTCCTCATCGCCCACGGCGCCGCCGCGCCGTTCACCCTGGGCCCACTCTCGGATCGATTCGACCCCTTTGACGGCCCCCTGGATCCCGTCGACCACATCGAGCTGGTCACCGACATCATCTTCTCCGGGCTCTGCGTCACCCAGCCCGACGCCGCCGGCAATCCCAACGGCCGCTCGCGCGCCTCCAAAACAAAACGCCGAGCCTGA
- a CDS encoding pyridoxal-phosphate-dependent aminotransferase family protein: protein MSHPSGRHFLQIPGPTNVPGRVLRAMAAPTIDHRGPSFQALALEVLALLGPVFATEGPVVVYPGSGTGGWEAALVNTLSPGDTVLAFDTGHFATLWREMAARLGLVVDFVPGDWRHGVDPGVVAQKLAADTARAVKAVCVVHNETSTGVVSPIAEVRQAIDSVGHPALLLVDAVSSLGCIDYRHDEWGVDVTVAGSQKGLMLPPGLSFNAISQKALDVSTSSGSPRSYWDWQPILAANRNGSFPYTPATNLLYGLREALTMLYDEGLPQVFARHARHAAATRAAVRAWGLDVVCLDKGGHSGSVTAVLLPDGHDADAVRGIILDRFDMSLGAGLGKLAGSTFRIGHLGHFNDLTLAGTLAGVQMGLQLAEIPIDPSGVSAALEQLRA from the coding sequence GTGAGCCATCCGAGCGGTCGCCACTTCCTGCAAATCCCGGGCCCGACGAATGTCCCGGGCCGAGTCCTGCGTGCGATGGCGGCGCCGACTATCGACCATCGCGGGCCATCGTTCCAAGCCCTTGCCCTCGAAGTTCTCGCACTGCTTGGTCCGGTATTCGCCACCGAGGGCCCAGTGGTGGTCTACCCGGGCTCGGGAACGGGCGGCTGGGAGGCGGCGCTGGTGAACACGCTGAGCCCCGGCGACACCGTACTAGCCTTCGACACGGGGCATTTCGCGACGTTGTGGCGGGAGATGGCTGCCCGGCTCGGGCTGGTCGTCGACTTCGTGCCCGGCGATTGGCGGCACGGGGTGGACCCTGGTGTCGTCGCGCAGAAACTGGCCGCTGACACGGCGCGGGCCGTCAAAGCGGTGTGTGTGGTGCACAACGAGACTTCCACCGGGGTGGTCAGTCCGATCGCCGAAGTCCGCCAAGCCATCGACAGTGTCGGCCACCCGGCGTTGCTGTTGGTCGACGCCGTTTCCTCGCTCGGTTGTATCGACTACCGGCATGACGAGTGGGGGGTCGACGTGACGGTCGCCGGATCTCAGAAGGGGCTGATGCTGCCGCCGGGGCTGAGCTTCAACGCCATCAGTCAAAAGGCGCTCGATGTCTCGACCAGCTCCGGCTCGCCCAGGTCGTACTGGGACTGGCAGCCGATCCTGGCGGCCAATCGGAACGGGTCCTTTCCGTACACACCTGCCACCAACCTGCTCTATGGGCTGCGGGAGGCGCTGACCATGCTCTACGACGAGGGCCTTCCGCAAGTGTTCGCACGCCACGCTCGCCACGCAGCCGCGACCAGGGCGGCTGTGCGCGCGTGGGGCCTCGATGTGGTTTGCCTCGACAAGGGCGGCCACTCCGGCTCGGTGACGGCGGTGCTGCTGCCTGATGGGCACGACGCCGACGCGGTCCGTGGCATCATCCTGGACCGCTTCGACATGTCGCTCGGTGCCGGCCTGGGCAAGCTGGCGGGAAGCACGTTCCGGATCGGTCATCTCGGCCATTTCAATGATCTGACACTGGCCGGGACTCTCGCCGGGGTGCAGATGGGGCTGCAGCTCGCCGAGATTCCTATCGACCCGAGCGGCGTGAGCGCCGCTCTGGAGCAGCTGCGCGCATGA
- a CDS encoding response regulator transcription factor — protein sequence MRCMIVDDSAAFVDAARGLLEHGGITVVGVASTSAEALRCFEEQRPDVTLVDVNLGIENGFELAEQLYRSALPTPSPVILISTHAEQDFADMIATSPAVGFLAKFALTAGAIRDLVRGPAGLPQDE from the coding sequence ATGCGCTGCATGATCGTTGATGACAGCGCGGCTTTCGTCGACGCTGCGCGCGGTCTGCTCGAACACGGCGGCATCACGGTCGTAGGCGTGGCATCGACCAGCGCCGAGGCTCTTCGATGCTTCGAGGAGCAGCGACCGGACGTGACGCTCGTCGACGTTAACCTCGGTATCGAGAACGGGTTCGAACTCGCTGAGCAACTCTACCGATCCGCGTTGCCCACGCCATCACCGGTGATACTGATCTCCACCCATGCCGAGCAGGACTTCGCCGACATGATCGCGACCAGCCCCGCCGTCGGGTTCCTCGCCAAGTTCGCTCTGACGGCCGGCGCGATCCGCGATCTCGTCCGCGGCCCAGCAGGCCTGCCCCAGGACGAATGA
- a CDS encoding aldo/keto reductase: MKYTTLGQTGLNVSRIAFGTWQLGGDWGRFDEDAAIAAVRRARELGVNFFDTAQAYGFGASEQILGEALRDELTAERDELVIATKGGLRQTDSGLVRDASPEWLRRGVDASLTALGVDHIDLYQVHWPDPSVSAAETAGALRELVCDGKIGHVGVSNYNAWQMAEFSATLPVETLQPPYHLFRREIEDGELPYCRAHNIGVLVYGPLAHGLLTGTLSTHTAFAADDWRSTSGVFQGGDFELNLATVRALAMFAADLGVTISQLAIAWTLANPSVHVAIVGARQAGHVQDSVAAADVSLSEADLDTIDTIMSFGAQVAGPSPEGM; the protein is encoded by the coding sequence ATGAAGTACACCACATTGGGGCAAACTGGGCTCAACGTTTCCCGCATCGCCTTCGGCACCTGGCAGCTGGGTGGGGACTGGGGTCGTTTCGACGAGGATGCCGCCATCGCCGCGGTCCGTCGCGCTCGCGAATTGGGCGTCAACTTCTTCGATACGGCGCAGGCCTACGGTTTCGGTGCGTCCGAGCAGATCCTCGGCGAGGCGCTCCGCGACGAGCTCACCGCTGAGCGCGACGAACTCGTGATTGCCACCAAAGGCGGCCTGCGGCAGACAGATTCCGGTCTGGTCCGAGACGCGAGCCCCGAGTGGTTGCGCCGGGGAGTCGACGCCAGCTTGACCGCGCTGGGCGTCGACCACATCGACTTGTACCAGGTGCATTGGCCCGACCCGAGCGTGTCAGCCGCGGAGACGGCGGGCGCGCTACGCGAATTGGTCTGCGACGGCAAGATCGGCCACGTCGGCGTATCCAACTACAACGCCTGGCAGATGGCGGAGTTCTCCGCGACACTTCCGGTTGAGACGTTGCAACCGCCGTACCATCTGTTCCGCCGCGAGATCGAGGACGGCGAACTGCCATACTGCCGCGCACATAACATCGGGGTGCTGGTGTACGGGCCGTTGGCCCACGGGCTGCTGACGGGAACGCTGAGCACCCATACCGCGTTCGCCGCCGATGATTGGCGCAGCACCAGCGGTGTATTCCAAGGCGGCGATTTCGAACTTAACCTGGCGACGGTGCGCGCCCTGGCGATGTTCGCCGCCGACCTTGGGGTCACCATCAGCCAGTTGGCCATCGCTTGGACGCTGGCCAACCCCTCCGTGCATGTCGCCATCGTCGGCGCCCGGCAAGCAGGTCATGTTCAAGACAGTGTCGCCGCCGCGGACGTGTCGCTCAGCGAAGCCGACCTCGACACGATCGACACCATCATGAGTTTCGGCGCGCAGGTGGCCGGGCCGTCCCCTGAGGGCATGTGA